The genomic DNA CTGCGCGAGGCCTCTGCCTCGGTTCACCGGCTGCGGGAGCTCTACCCGGGCCAGCCCTACAAGATCGTTGTCGACGACGACAACCAGGTGCATGCCTTTATGTACTGGATCGACGATGACCACCTCTTGGACATCAGGCGGAGCGAGTCCGGCTTCAGCGCCGAAAAAAAAGCGATCGCGTACGAGCGGCGGGTCCTCCAGAGAGGGGCGTCGATCACAAACAATCTCATCTCCTCTCTCGGCGAGACCAGGGAGGATGAGCTCCTCGCGCTCAGGATCTCGGATATCTTCGCCTGGGATATCGACTTCTCGACCGACCTCCAGCCCGGCGATTCCCTCAAGATCGTCGTGGAAGGGCTCTACCGTGAGGGAATATTCAGGAAGTACGGCGACATCCTCGCCGCAGAGATGGCGAATGCGGGCACGGTCTACCGCGCCTACCGGTTTGAACGGAACGGCGCTGCCGACTACTACGATGCCGGGGGAAGACCCCTCAAGAGAGCGTTCTTGAAAGCTCCCCTCAGCTTCCGGCGCATCAGTTCGGGGTTCTCGCGCAGCAGGCTCCACCCCGTACTGAAGATCTACCGGCCCCATCACGGCATCGATTATGCGGCGCCGGCAGGCGCCCCGGTCTCGGCGGTCGGCGACGGCACGATAGCCTTTGCCGGGCGCAAGGGACAGTATGGGAACCTCGTGATCGTGCGGCATCGCAACGGATTCGAGACCTGCTATGGGCATCTGTCCGGGATAGAGAAAGGGATACGGAAGGGCGTCCGGGTCGGGCAAGGGGCGGTGCTCGGCTATGTCGGCGCAACCGGTCTCGCGACAGGCCCCCATCTCCATTACGAAATACGGCGCGGCGGCAGGCCGGTCGATCCGTTGCGGGTGGACATGCCCCGGGGAGAAACCATTCCCCGCCATCGGGCACATGCGTTCAGCCGCTTCAGGGACAGCATGGAGAGGCGATTCGCATCGATTGCCGCCCCGCTGCCGCAGCCGGCGCAGGGACACGGGGGAGGCGACAGCCTCTTCGCGACCCGCAGCTCCCCTTGATGCCTGCCGTCGGGAGCAGGGCAGCACGAAGAAGGAGGGATCAATGGAGACGACAGCGCCGTTCGAGTTCAAGCAGTACGTGAGCATTCTCAAGTCCACCGGGAGGAAAGCCGGTACGCTCAGGGAGTTGAGAGAGGCGATTGCCGCAGTAAGCAGCAAGTCGCTCTTCCATCATACCTGCCAGTATTTCGTGAAAGGCCATGCCCTCGAGTATACCAACGACTTCGCCCACTGGGCGGGCGAGAGCCTCGAAGAGCGGGCGCTGGCCGAGCAGCTCTCGAATATCGACTCCTATGCCTTCACGCATATCGACGACCTCAGGGCTGCGCTGCTCTCGGTGATCGACGACTACCTGCTGCGCTTCCCCGAGCCCCGTGCAGCGATGGCCGGTGATGCGTTCCACTTCAACGAGACCGTCTCGTTCGTCTTTTCCGCAGGGATCAGGGTGCAGAACCTCGCGGAGTTCCTCATCGCCCTGCGCTACCTCGATCCCAGCGCGCTCTATTACCACTTCCACGAGGCGCGGGTCCGCCTCGGCAGCGACGACCTCTCGGCATGGGTCGAGGCCGCTCTCGGCAGGGAAGGGCTCGCGCAGAAGATCCGGGCCATCGACCCCTTCATGCACAGCATCGAGGGCATCAGGGAGCTCCTCGTCGAAGCGGTGGAGGAAGAGGTCCGCAGGGGCATGGAGGTGCTGTGATGCTGCTCGACCGGTACTCCGGAATTGCCCCCAAGGGCGATCTGCTGCTCCTCCGGAAGCTCGGGGAGCGCCTTCAGGGAAAGACCTTTCTGCATGTGAACTCCACCCGGAGCGGCGGCGGCGTGGCCGAGATCCTGCAGCGCATGATCCCCCTCATCCTCGATCTCGGCATTACGGCCCGCTGGGAGGTGATCGAGGGAGACGACCGCTTCTTCGATATCACCAAGAAGATGCATAACGCCCTGCAGGGCAACCCGGAGCGTTTTACCGAGGCTATGTGGTCGCACCATTACGAGGTGAACCGGCATAATGCGGAGCATCTCGACCTCGGGGCCGATGCGGTGCTGATCCACGATCCCCAGCCTGCGCCGCTGATCGAGTTCAGAAAGGGCGGCCGGTGGTTCTGGCGCTGCCACATCGATGTATCGAACCCCCTGAAAGAGGTGCGGGACGCCCTTCAGCGCTACTGCGCGCGCTACGACGCAGCGGTCTTCTCGGTCGCGCGGTTCGCCCAGGCGCTGCCGATCAGCGAGTTCATCATAGCCCCGTCCATCGACCCCCTGAGCGACAAGAACAGGGAGATGGACGACAGCGAGATACGCGCGGTCCTCGAACGGCTCGGGATCCCCGCGGACCGGCCGATGATCCTGCAGGTCTCCCGCTTCGACCGGTTCAAGGACCCGATCGGCGTGATTCAGGCCTACCGCATGGTGAAGAGGTACAACGACTGCATCCTCGTCCTCGCCGGCAGCCCCGCCACGGACGACCCCGAAGGAGCGGCGGTGCTCGACGAAGTCACGGCGTACGCCTCTGACGACCGCGACATCTACGTGCTGCTCCTGCCCCCCTTCAGCGACCTCGATATCAACGCGCTGCAGCGCAGCGCCACCGTGATCTTCCAGAAGTCGCTCAAGGAAGGGTTCGGCCTGACGGTCTCGGAAGCGATGTGGAAGGGGAAGCCGGTCATCGGCGGCGCGGTGGGCGGCATTCCGCTCCAGATCGTCCACGGCGTCACCGGGTTCCTCGTCCACTCCGCAGAAGGGGCGGCGTTCAGAGCACGGCAGTTCCTCAATAACCCCGGCATGGTGAAACGGATGGGGGAGAAGGGAAAGGACTATGTACGGAAGAACTTCCTTATTACGAGACAGCTGAGGGACTATTTATCGGTATGGTACCGGGAGGAAAACGGCCGGAAAGAAGTGATGGAGCTCTGATATGAAGATATCCATTCGCCTTATCGTCTCTCTTGTGGTGGTGAGCGCTCTCGTCGCCGTGGCCTTTTCATTCTACCAGGCGAACGAGGAGAAGCACCGCCTCATCACCGAGCTGGAGCGGAGGACTATCGTCCTTGCCGACAGCCTGGAGGAGTCGGTGGTAAGCCTGATGCAGTCGGCGTCCACCGCGCGGCTGAACCGCCTGGTGGTACGGTTCGGCAATCGCGAGCGGCTCAAGGGGGTCGCCCTGTTCGACCGGCAGGGCGCTGTCGTCGCATCGACGCCGGAGCTCAGACCGCAGATCCCGCATCCCTTTCCCGCAGCGGTGCGGTCCATCGCCGGCAGCCAGCCCGTCAGCAGCTTCATGGATATCGACGGGAAGAATGTCTATGTCTACACCGTCCCGCTTCCGGCGGAAGAAAAGGTCAGCGGGACCCTCGCGTTGTTCCACGACGCGTCCTATATCGATGTACGGCTCAGGGAAATATGGCACTACAATTTTCTCCGCTTCC from Nitrospirota bacterium includes the following:
- a CDS encoding M23 family metallopeptidase, producing MRRAGAKAVLVAAILLMLLGAIDMVEMPERERGEEGAYREISGTVERGETLFTIFMRSKLDRGELFRLREASASVHRLRELYPGQPYKIVVDDDNQVHAFMYWIDDDHLLDIRRSESGFSAEKKAIAYERRVLQRGASITNNLISSLGETREDELLALRISDIFAWDIDFSTDLQPGDSLKIVVEGLYREGIFRKYGDILAAEMANAGTVYRAYRFERNGAADYYDAGGRPLKRAFLKAPLSFRRISSGFSRSRLHPVLKIYRPHHGIDYAAPAGAPVSAVGDGTIAFAGRKGQYGNLVIVRHRNGFETCYGHLSGIEKGIRKGVRVGQGAVLGYVGATGLATGPHLHYEIRRGGRPVDPLRVDMPRGETIPRHRAHAFSRFRDSMERRFASIAAPLPQPAQGHGGGDSLFATRSSP
- a CDS encoding glycosyltransferase is translated as MLLDRYSGIAPKGDLLLLRKLGERLQGKTFLHVNSTRSGGGVAEILQRMIPLILDLGITARWEVIEGDDRFFDITKKMHNALQGNPERFTEAMWSHHYEVNRHNAEHLDLGADAVLIHDPQPAPLIEFRKGGRWFWRCHIDVSNPLKEVRDALQRYCARYDAAVFSVARFAQALPISEFIIAPSIDPLSDKNREMDDSEIRAVLERLGIPADRPMILQVSRFDRFKDPIGVIQAYRMVKRYNDCILVLAGSPATDDPEGAAVLDEVTAYASDDRDIYVLLLPPFSDLDINALQRSATVIFQKSLKEGFGLTVSEAMWKGKPVIGGAVGGIPLQIVHGVTGFLVHSAEGAAFRARQFLNNPGMVKRMGEKGKDYVRKNFLITRQLRDYLSVWYREENGRKEVMEL
- a CDS encoding DUF5752 family protein; this translates as METTAPFEFKQYVSILKSTGRKAGTLRELREAIAAVSSKSLFHHTCQYFVKGHALEYTNDFAHWAGESLEERALAEQLSNIDSYAFTHIDDLRAALLSVIDDYLLRFPEPRAAMAGDAFHFNETVSFVFSAGIRVQNLAEFLIALRYLDPSALYYHFHEARVRLGSDDLSAWVEAALGREGLAQKIRAIDPFMHSIEGIRELLVEAVEEEVRRGMEVL